A single Sulfurimonas sp. hsl 1-7 DNA region contains:
- a CDS encoding glycosyltransferase, with protein sequence MKVSIIIAVYKDTEALELIFRSLEYQTYKNFEVVVAEDGESIEMAKAVDIAQTKYDFSIVHTIQEDNGVRKSVSQNNAIRHSSGEYLIFIDGDCILYSNFIENHVILSAEKTVVSGRRVNLGPQYSNYLREKVLDPLELEKSFMFKYFSIQKDASIERHTEEGFSIHINGLIHTLMKKLRKKKFPLLGCNMSCYKAAMVDINGFDEALGNSAMAGDTDLEWRFEGLGYKIVSARFIANQFHLFHKRKASEYDRGQDLQMLENRKNKFFRCRIGLEKL encoded by the coding sequence GTGAAAGTTAGTATTATTATCGCTGTTTATAAAGATACAGAAGCATTAGAATTGATTTTTAGATCATTAGAATATCAGACGTATAAAAATTTTGAAGTTGTTGTAGCTGAAGATGGAGAGAGTATTGAAATGGCTAAAGCTGTGGATATAGCACAAACAAAATATGATTTTTCAATAGTTCATACAATTCAAGAAGACAATGGAGTTAGAAAATCAGTTAGTCAAAATAATGCAATTAGACATAGTTCAGGAGAGTACTTGATTTTTATAGATGGTGATTGTATTTTATATAGTAACTTTATTGAAAATCATGTGATACTCTCTGCTGAGAAAACTGTAGTTTCTGGTAGAAGAGTGAATTTAGGACCACAGTATTCAAACTATTTAAGAGAAAAAGTATTAGATCCTTTAGAACTAGAAAAAAGTTTTATGTTCAAGTATTTTTCTATACAAAAAGATGCTTCTATAGAAAGACATACAGAAGAAGGATTCAGTATCCATATTAATGGTTTGATTCACACTCTTATGAAGAAATTGAGAAAGAAAAAATTTCCATTACTTGGTTGTAATATGTCTTGCTATAAAGCAGCTATGGTTGATATAAATGGATTTGATGAAGCACTTGGAAATTCTGCAATGGCTGGAGATACTGATCTGGAATGGCGCTTTGAAGGTTTGGGATATAAAATTGTCTCTGCAAGATTTATAGCAAATCAGTTTCATTTATTTCATAAACGAAAAGCATCTGAATATGATAGAGGGCAAGATCTTCAAATGCTTGAAAATCGAAAAAATAAATTTTTTCGATGTCGAATTGGCTTGGAAAAATTATAA